CGATATCGACCCGGTGCATTTGAGATTTTACTTCGGAAGTATTTCCTACAAAACTTGAACCCATGACCAAAAAGAGAGGAGCAAATTCTTCGGCCATATAAGCAACACCTTGTCGGTAATAGTTAATGGTATAAATGTTGGAAGGGAATCAGCATTCCACATAGCTAATTTGTTATTTATTGGTTCTTGAAAGtgattgttaattttttttcttaattgccGTGTTTAGGATACATACAAACTATACACGATCTTTTTGAATGAATACTTCTCTATTTTACCTTATTTGTTCTTACTATTTTCTTATGTAGACTGTGCTATTAAATAAAACTCCACACATAGGAATTCACAAATTAGACCTGTAAGTTTTTGTAAATGTGGAAGAATAGAatgcgatgaaaatattttcaattcatgAGAAGAGATTACGATTAAGAAAGTTGCTAGTAACATTTCTGTCACCAACGAGAAAATCATAACCATGTGGATTGATAAGCTGATGGGCTATAGACCACAATAAGTTTctaatagaaaaaataattaaccaattaaaaatataaaactaaTATAGCAGAAGCAAGTTGTCAAATATGAAAACAGGGGATATTGAAAATGTAAACTAGGAAACTATGGTTTCTTCTTTCAATGACTTTATTAAAAATGTGttttaatatttcattttcatattattattcCAATTTCCCGTAATAAATTTGCATCAAATTATTTGGGTAGCTAGACAATttttaaaatgacattattAAAAATGTGTAGACTACATagtactaggggtgagcatggttcctgGGTAGAACCGATAACCTGAAATCGGAACCtgtaggatccggtccggttccaggtttcaagATATGTATGGTAGTTtctagattccaaaaattgaggaccATGTTTCAatggataggttccaggttccattACCTAGAATCTGGAATTTAGACCCtaaattctgaaataaatttttatatttttttatatatgtttttgcattatcctacaatgttctatggtgTCCAATGATGAGTATATAATctagagccaaacaaatttttaggttgcaGATTCCAAAAAAGGATAAATGTGTTATAATGgattggtttcaagttctaaatgtgATCCGTATGGAATCTAAAACCACTcgcctctactttctcttaaatGTTATagcattcactctcattttgcttaattaaaaatgaaaaaataaaataaaataaaagaaattgataggttctcgggtaccctggaaccgaccctagaacctgtgacggggtaggttccgggttgtaggatatgacgggtaggttccatattccaaaaaatgaggaacctgttccgacaagtaggttccaagttccaagtgaAATCTGTAAGGAACCTAGAACCGCTTATCCCTACATAGTACGTCATCTCGAAGGGTCCCGTTAGAGAGGAAAATGAGCACcttttgactagaaattgaGGCAAACCGAGGTCATGAAAGCAATGGAAGATCTATAAGGCTTCCCAATGTTTCCGTCATAATTGGTCATGGCAGTCACCGGCATATCTTTCCCAATGATGCGCAACCATTCACTTCCTTAAAGTAAGTTCTCATCATTCTCTCGGTCAATTTGAACAGATTATCCCTCCCACTTTGTGATATCACCACTACACATAATACGCTGAATGTCATAAGGACGGTGTTAGCTAGTAATTACATCAATCATCATGAAACTGTTCTACTCATAAAAGAATAACAAGAAAAgggttctatttatttattttttgtcctttttggtATATGTGAAGTCATTTTACCATTGTTGTATGCGGCATTCTGATTAGGCAACATTAGAATTTCAAGCCATTCAGCTTGTCTGGTATTGGCAGAAATCCAGTGCTTTGCACCAAATGCAAATCCAGAAGAAACAATTGGCCTGTAGATGCTATGGATTGCGGTATGGTCCCCTCCTCCGTTCTCAACCCAATTGACCTAAATGCACATAAAACACAACTGGGAACATAGCTATAACTATGTCATTCCACGTTTAAACGCATGTTTTTTTCTGTTATCCATTTGTTGGTATTACAAGTGGCTATACATAGATGGATATATCATTTAAACTGAATATAATAAGTTTTGAGTATTGATTGAACTTAAGAGTCCAACCTCCGAGGAACCATTTGGTAAGTCTTGCATCAGACGACCTGATGGCCTCCTTTGGTACTTGATGAATGAACAATGCAACACACACTCTAGTGAATAATCGACTACTCCCCACATGCCCCAGTCAAGCTGTTTGCAGTACCTAGCAAAGTGAACGGATCGTGCGGGAGCAAGTGCGGTAGGGATATGAAATTCTGCAGACATCTAGGAGAcagattaaagaaaaaagaattagcTAGTGTTGGAAATGACTATTTAAATCCATATAACTTCCAGTTTTATTCACGGGTGCATTGTCTAACTAGCTTTGAAACTATAGTAGAAATTAAAGATGAGAAAACAACGCATAATCATTGATCGAGGTTTAGAATTTAACGAAATGGTCAGACTTATTGATGAACTTATTGATGCAATACAAATGCATCTTTACTCATATTTAGGTTGATATGATACATGAACAGATGTAGggaaaatgaaattggctaATTACATTTCATTAACTCCTATGATATGATAGGATAATTTGAAGGTGAAAAACACTGACAACTCTCACAACTCAAGTAAGAGAAGAttggaccataaaaaaaaagtaagagaaGGAGGTGAATAgactttttcatttcttcttatTCACCTTAATGAAATGATCACAAGACTTGCTTTTATACGGACTTGTTATATGGCTCTTACTCTttctccagcatctcccttttaGCCACAAGCTCCTCCATTTCCTTTTCCTGAAGCTGTACGAACTCAGCAATTTCCTCCATCCTCCTCTTATCTTCAGCACTTAAAGGATTAGCATTTGATTGCTTCACTCGCTCCCTCTTCTCATGTTGCTCCCTCTGAAAGTCCTCTTCGCATTTAACTCATCATGAATAAACGTCATTTGCTCTTTGAAGAACTACTCCTGATAATCCATTTCCTCCTAGTTCTGCTCATGTTGCATCTTTTGTTTTGTGCCTGACAATAGTTCTCCTGCATGGTTTTCCGCGGCTTTTCACTCACGATGTCAAATGATTTCTTGAGTGCTTTTGAGTGCATTCAATCCTTAACATCCTTGTTCTTAAGCCAGATGAGTTGCTGGTTGTCTATTGTCTTTGATTAACTTGGTTGACCGCCATCTCTTTGAAGGAATCCATCTGAAATTCCAGCTTAAATTTAGCTTGTGAATGCCTGTTAAAAAAGTCTAAATCCTCTCCATAAAGCCGGCGTCCTATCATGGTCGACAATATGAAGTGATGAACACACAATTTTATAGCCACATTCAGTCATGCTACAGTTAAAATACAGGAAATCTCGTACATACCACTTGTAACATCCCATCGTAAGTCCCTGCGCCGGGATACAAGACTCCCAGAAGAGTGGGCCTCGACATGATGTTGGAGGACTTATCCGACCATTGATTCTGAGCATGatccaaagaagaaagaacattaGTATTTTGAAAACAAAATATTCTACCGTTGTAGACTAGTTAGTAAGGAAACCAGTCCCACCACATCCATAAGCATTGTAACAATACGAAACCAATCCATATTGATGACAACAGTTTCTCGGGAAGCTTCAGTCTTAAGCCATCCTATTGTAGGAACTATCGGCAC
The genomic region above belongs to Rhodamnia argentea isolate NSW1041297 chromosome 6, ASM2092103v1, whole genome shotgun sequence and contains:
- the LOC125315494 gene encoding homeobox-leucine zipper protein PROTODERMAL FACTOR 2-like — protein: MTTETTRRSTFGRALVAMEELMMVAQIEEPSWKIQDDGLTELLRDFEYKHVLYKVNPALQDLFPEEAADNKWGRLPNRPNPSNTIEFLNSIPEHVPIVPTIGWLKTEASRETVVINMDWFRIVTMLMDVVGLNQWSDKSSNIMSRPTLLGVLYPGAGTYDGMLQVREQHEKRERVKQSNANPLSAEDKRRMEEIAEFVQLQEKEMEELVAKREMLEKEYCKQLDWGMWGVVDYSLECVLHCSFIKYQRRPSGRLMQDLPNGSSEVNWVENGGGDHTAIHSIYRPIVSSGFAFGAKHWISANTRQAEWLEILMLPNQNAAYNNANTVLMTFSVLCVVVISQSGRDNLFKLTERMMRTYFKEVNGCASLGKICR